Part of the Garra rufa chromosome 8, GarRuf1.0, whole genome shotgun sequence genome, aagagttttgttcaaaaaggaaaccttgaacttcacttgaaaattcacactggagagaagcctttcatatgccaacagtgtggaaagagtttcactcgaaagggaacccttaaaaggcacatgagagttcacacaggagagaagcctttcacctgccaacagtgtggaaagagtttcgttCAAAAAGGTAACCTTGAacttcacatgaaaattcacactggagagaagcctttcatctgccaacagtgtggaaagagtttcacgcgaaagggaacccttaaaaggcacatgagagttcacactggagagaagcctttcacctgccaacagtgtggaaagagtttcattcaaaaaggaaaccttgaagtccacatgaaaattcacactggagagaagcctttcatctgccaacagtgtggaaagagtttcagtgcaaataaaaaccttaaattccatatgagaattcacacgagagaagcctttcacctgccaacagtgtggaaagagtttcagtgaaaataaaaaccttaaattccatatgagaattcacacaagagggaagcctttcacctgccaacagtgtggaaagagtttcggtCAAAAGGAAACCTTCAacttcacatgaaaattcacactggagagaagcctttcatctgccaacagtgtggaaagagtttcactcgaaagggaacccttgaaaggcacatgagagttcatacaggagagaagcctttcaactACCAATAGTGTgcaaagagtttcattcaaaaaggaaaccttgaatttcatgtgaaaattcacactggagagaagccttttatctgccaacagtgaggaaagagtttcactcgaaagggaacccttagaaggcacatgaaagttcacacaggagagaagtgtTTCATCTGCAAATGGTGTGAAAGAAGTTCAGTAATCCTGGAAACTTTAGAGTCCACCTGAGGGTTCACCCTGAGAGAGACTTTACCCCTGTAATAAGTGTGGAAAGTTTCCGCATAAAATTACAACTTACAaaccacatgaaagttcacactggaaagaaaccCTTCACCTGCCATCTGTGTGAGAAAAGTTTCAATCGAAAACAAACCCTTTATGCCCACAGGCGAATTCACACCTTGGAGAACCATTTTACttgccaacattgtggaaagagtttcaccaGTAAAAgatgccttaacattcacatgagaattcacactggagagaagagAAGCCTTACAAGTGCAActagtgtggaaagagttttagtcaaCGAGAAAGCTTTGACAAGCACATGAAGATCCACAATAGAGAGAAGGCTGACAGATCCCCTCAGAGTGGAAAGAACTTTGATCAAAGTGGAAACTTTGacgtccaccagaaaattcacattaTAGAGAGCCTTTTTACCTGTCAATAGTGAGGAACGAGTTTCACTCTTAAAAAGAAATCTCaacaggcacatgaaaattcacaatagagagaaggcTGCCATatcccctcagtgtggaaagagtttcaaccaaaatgtatCAAATGGacagtccttgattctgattggttgagccacagCTGAAGCTGTtataaattactctacaaaccgaCATTCCTTGTTGCCTATGTGCTGCtcggaaaaaataaataaataatgtagggTCCGGACCAATCAGACACACAGTTCATTAGATTCACCAAATAATCAATTCTTCATTAGATTAACAAATGATCACAAACCCCCTTCACCCAATCCACAACACTGGCTGCCATCATGTCTACAAATAGTCTTACTATGGCATCCAGGACTCCTCTGTATaggtcgaccgatatgggtttttctatggccattgccgatgtttagaggtcagggtcagccgatggccgatatgtgctgccgattttttGGCCGATatttagggccgatatcttgaagcccttccctttatttgcatgctaaaatgtcgaACTAATAATAAACGGGTGCACATCATTTATAAATGAatatcatgaacaatgaacacaatgaaccatctttcggatcttgattttgtgcactgcacagtattattaaggtgcgttcacaccggacgcgaatgaagcggcaagcccgagtgatttacatgttaagtcaatgcaaagacgcgaatagccatcctgcggcgcgaaacgcgcgaatagcgcgaatggcgcggcgcgcattgagcgtttcaagcgattgctgcgccattcgcgcgagttcaaaaatctgaacttcggcggaatttcgcgccgcggtaaccaatcaggagcttgctctagtagtgacggaggcagaaatccgaaacaacaatgccggacaaaatcaccgttgctgtctgtggttcctcggagctgtacgatgcatctttggacttttgtagaaacaggaataaaagggatcttgctaggaataaagtgagtgaagaggtcggacaatctggttagtttaaaaaaaagctctttactcaatttaacctacatatacatacatattgagaccacaagcaagctaaagctggcaaattgagctcattcacctattttacaactactttcccgctgacgagtggcagaagcccctcccttgacgcgaatgcgcgtctgttgtgaagaaaatgtcacgcgcgaatgacgcgaattttaccgcgcgaatggcgcgagtaaactcaaatgttcaagcgttcaactacgcacgaatagcgcgttttttccgcgcaagtcgcgtccggtgtgaacgcaccattataaaagatttaaccaaagtaaACCGAACAAatcgaactgaccaagtattaaatgtcccactttacattaggtgaccttaacaactatgtacttacatttaaattaataatttggtacagtgtacttattgtgtacgtacatgtttttttttacattgtatttatatatttttaaaaacctatatgtatatttgtaattaatttctgtaattacacctgttgaaccaacccttacaccctaacccaccctgaaaCCTACTTATACCACCAAACCTTACCCAAACCTtgcccatatcccaccttaatagaggcaaaagtgttttgcaatgcaataagaccacattaagtacattgtactttaagtacataataatttaggccacctaatataaagtgtgaccgtattaaacatataaaaacagataatataaaaactgttaatcatttacacaaaagtttaagagctgagattaatgtcaaatttgaatgttttaaataaaaatttgaatccagaattttaaatgattaatataactgagaggacctgccagcagatggcggcaagacactgacttaattactgaatcatatcattcatttgattcgttcgagcagctgattcattcctgaataaagcaaatgactcgctttatgaatgggaaactgaatcatttcattagattcatttaaaaacgcacgttcattcataaatgaaacaccgttgtgtttaaatggagatgcacagcggctcagttgtgacttgtttcagaatacttttgatgacaagaatgtgcaaaatcttacttttgacgacgaaataaagcaaaatcaggcaatagtgttatctgcctgccacccacccgcacctatactTGCTCTCTGATTTAGCGAACCGCACACGATCgtcctattacaattattctaattcttagttatgtatgatgatatgatgaatggatggttcattttaacagctgatcttcatattgctgcacacttatatagacttaatcactcgtgcttttaagccaaatccatgctgaaaatAATAACGTTTACTGATATCTGGACGTGACCATAGTTTTAAACTTTTAGTATCTGAGGTGACGGAAAGGGCAcatcaggtgcaatcatcaaaatatatttaaaaagaagctTGCGCCACGTTCCTGACCACATAACTCAGGTTTAGATTTTAGAAAATTTAGTTAATGTTTTTAtcattgatttatctcatccacgctcgacccacccacaagtaattagaatgcatttttttattaccagacCAGCGGATATAACCTCCATCCGTGCATCACTGTCTCCGAGCGGAGACATCGCAACGCTGAATTGTTTGAGAGATGCGGCGTTCTTCACCCCACGCACACAGTGAAATTCTCCAACTcggatacaggaaaaataaaacagaacttataacactggggctaatatgttagcaaacaagctgctgatcgttttagactacagtctttaaacttaactgcaagtaagcaaacctttaaccagcCGTAGCATTATGCCAGTCCTATGATTTTCTTTCGaagcaacacttcatagtttactaTCACATCATGTTATAACGAGTGTGAAACTAAACTGAAAAAGTATTAAACTCTTTGGCAGAcatgacatcacttcctttcatGGCTGGAGCGACAGGCTCCAGGACAAACTGGAAGACAGAAACAAAGCTGAAGCAACTGGATGATATTAGTATATTTACTTTAATAACATTTGGAAATATTCTACCTTGAACAGTTCCTGCCCACAGTGGGAACGCCATGGCAAGTCATGTCCTCTATAATCATATGTTATCTCTTCACCTTTATTTATGTCTTTGATCGCAAGTAAACATAGATAAGGCTTTccttccagaattttttttttttaattttgccatTTGGCTTTTGACTGTCATTTTGACAAGTCTCCCAAGAGAGCCATCATCAAAGGAGGCATCAATGCAATATGGAGGGGAAAGAAAAAAGCTAACTGTTACCAATGCTGACTACATTTCACTTTAACCTGCCTCAAAACTCTGTGTGGTATTTGGTTTCAGGGTTAagtaaaacattcaaaatatgaACAGGGGGTTTACAGATAGTAAAATACATGCTACTCACCAGTCGTTACACCCTCTGTGTTTGAAAAAGTataaatgatctttttttttttttttttcaataaagttCCTCTGTATTCAAgaataaaataaacttttcatATAGCGGTTTCTGCAAACACACCCCAATCTAAATGAAAGCATCAcagtaaaaaaatcataattataaaaATCAAAAGAACACTGTTAAACAATTTAAACTATCAAAAAGGCAGTGTAGGCAATTTCTGCAGCAGTCATACATAACAATAGTAAGAAgaaaatagatactatgatataCGCCAGTGTTTTACTCTATaaagagcaaacatttcttcaaaaacttttTGTGTCAGCTTCAGGACTATGTTTATTTCTTCCTGAATGTTGGCACTTATAATTCAGTAAATTTTTGAGTTTTGCTGTTGTGTCAATTTgatgctggctgtgcattatgactctaAATGTGagatttttttcacaattattattaaaacaatattgtatgttctacttgctctcctttgcattaACATGCTGTCATAATTCATcatgatgtagtgattcgagggatAGATTGAGATAATACGCTCAAATGTACCAGAGATGGACACCAGAAACTATCCAGtcgcattatttgagacaagggCATACTAATATAACAGCCACAGACCTGTAGCAGAACTAACTTTACCTTGTGCTGAGGTAATTTCCCATTTTTGTGAAAATGGCTAATTAAGATATAAGGTTTatggagagggagagagagaaagggaagaaaaaaaacttaCCTTTAATGGGATTAATGTATTTGCCATTTATTATGTCTTTGTCCTTCCCCATTTTTACATGCATTTCTGCATCTTTTAGAGGATTTGGTCCGACGACTCAGACTCACTGCAAAATATTATGTCAAGTAAATCTTTACAGATAAacagtgtaatataaataaagtGTTTAAACCCAGTTATTCATAGTTACTCTATATAAAAAAACACTATAAACCCAAAACTAAATGTAACAATCCAAAAAACTCTTTGATTGTAAATATTCATTAAATGATTTTATCATTAGCTATAGCTCCACACTGAGGGTGTCTGTAACCAACATGCATGTaaataatttaattgtaatttaacagcCCTGAAAGCGTGCAGCATACATGTACATTTACTCGTCCAAACGCCACTCTCAGATGTGCCTCGTTCTGCTGCGTTATAAGCAcggggatgcacttttttccaggggtttcagtacagcgtaaacgatactgcgtcaccaggcaggcgtggcctatttgagaatttgcataggtcaccgatcatgcgcagttagggaaaagcaatttgcttcagatacctccactattgtattgcaggggtttcgtgcacttcataattatattcatatacagtaaaatgaaatacctgtccacgatctcaggggtttcgtgcacttcatatttatattcatatcttgaaatacctgtccacgatctcaggggtttcgtgcacttcatatttatatacagtgtgttgaaatacctgtccacgatcgcaggggtttcgtgcacttcatatttatatacagtgtgttgaaatacctgtccacgatctcaggggtttcgtgcacttcatatttatatacagtgtgttgaaatacctgtccacgatctcaggggttttgtgcacttcatatttatatacagtgtgttgaaatacctgtccacgatctcaggggtttcgtgcacttcatatttatatacagtgtgttgaaatacctgtccacgatctcaggggtttcgtgcacttcatatttatacagtgtcttgaaatacctgtccacgatctcaggggtttcgtgcacttcataattatattcatatacagtaaaatgaaatacctgtccacgatcgaaGGGGTTTTGTGCACTTCATATCTTTGTGGTGTCGCCATCTGTCCTGTGGGTGGCACTGTTGGGATGTTTTAAGTAATCGAAGGGGGGTGAAGGAGAACAGTTTGAGTAAAGGAAGAGTTCAGAAGTTACATTGTGTCTTGCGTGTGTTTTACTATTTTCTACGACATAACATATTGGCGACGAGGATGCCGTGGAATTTAAGTCAACCTACACCGTTTCTACAAAATGTGGGAGAGCCGCCGATGTCATTCAAGGCATGGATTCGTGTTTTTGACAACTACGTTTTGGCCATGGACGAGGAGCTCTCGGATGCCCGAAAACGCGCTCTGTTAATCCATTGCCTGGGGGCAGAAGGCCAGAGACTATTTTACACGCTTACTGTTGCAGATGATAAATACGACACGGCATTACAAGCTATCCGCCCATTTTTCGAGCCGAAAGTGAATGTGGTAGCCGAGCGGTACAGATTTCGCCAGCGAGGACAACGTCATGGTGAAACTACGGATCAATATGTTGCGACGCTTAAGGAGTTAGCGGCTACATGTGAATTCGGGTCCATGGAGGAAGAAATGATCCGGGATCAACTTGTTGAAAAAACGAATTCAACCCGTATACGGGAACGTTTACTATTAGAAGTGGATCTTACTTTAAAAAAGGCTGTCACCATCGCCGGTCAAATAGAAACGGCAGTGGCCGAGGCAAAAGTGATGAGCAAACAAGCAGACGGCACAGTACAAGTTATTCAGCAATCACGATATCAGCACAGCAAACTCAGTCGCGACACAGGGAAGAATGCGCAGACTTTACGAGGAGCAGCTGCGCCGCCGCGCACACCCCCGTCCCAAGGGAAAATATGCTACAGGTGTGGTTCAAAACAGCATACTGCTAACTTCCAAAAATGCCCTGCTAAAGAAGCTATCTGCAATGCATGTAAGAAGAGAGGGCATTTCGCTAAAGTGTGCCGGGGACACAAACATGTAAGTGAGATTTCAATCCCTGATGTGACTGTGCTTACTGTAGAAAGCCCTCCTCGTGACACAAGCAAGATAATGTGTAATGTTCAAATCAGCGCATGTGGAACCACACAGAATGTAAATTTAATGCTGGATACGGGCTCAGCGGTATCAATTATTCCAATGTCATTGTGCACTCAGTATTTTCCTACTGCTACTCTTAtggaagcaaagctgaatttagtGAGTTATGGTGGACATACCATTCCAGTAATGGGTTGCTTGGAAGCTGAGGTCATGTATGATGATCGGCGTGCTACTGCAGAACTGTTCGTTGTAAACACTGGCACTGCGGTGTTAGGTCGAGATTTGTTTGCAGCCTTAGAACTGCAGCTGTTAGACGGCCGTATTTTTACATCGCCATGCTGCCCAATAAATTCAGCTGACACTACTATGAAACCTGAGAAACTGGGTTGTGCACAAGGATTCACACACCTAGTCAAGATCCGTGCTGATGTGAAACCAGTACAGCAAAAATTGCGCCGGCTCCCATTTGCAATCCGCGAGGCTGTTTCACAGGAATTGAAGCAGCTCGTTCAGCAGGATGTGATTGAACCCATTGAATCGTCAGAATGGGTCTCGCCAGGAGTTCCGGTGTGGCGCTAAAGCAGATGGCAGCTTAAAATAACCTCTCGTAACCGGTTGATTCAAACCCCCTCAGAAATTACATTTAGAAAGTTGAATTTATATTGAAAGTGAATATGGAAGGGGAGAAGCAAAAAAGGGGTAAAAGCAAAACAGGCTCGAAACGCGAAAAAGGAGAAATAACCGAAGACATCGAAGGCGTTGAAGAAAGCCGCGGAAAAGATGGCGAACAGGGAAAGGCTAACGAAGAAGCAGCTATCTCTGGCATAAGGGCCTGGCGGGACGAGATAAGAGCGTTCAGAGTGGATTTTAAGAACGACATGGATGAATTCCGTCTGGCTCTTCGGGAAGATATGCGGATGGAGTTGAACGAGCTCAGAGAAGAAATTAACCAGAAATGTAAAGACTTTTCAAGCGATCTACAAGCTACCACAGTCAGAGTGACTGAAGTAGAACAACGTACAGCCGATATCGAGGAATGGAATGGAGCGGCGAACGACGCACTTCTTGACGTGTTGGAGAAACAAAGGGATTTGCAAGAAAAGTTAACCGATTTGGAAGCACGCTCGAGACGGAATAACCTCCGCATACACGGAGTCCCAGAGGGATTTGAAGGTAGTAATCTGCAGGAGTTCGTGACGAGTTTTATAAAATCGGAGTTGGGATTGTCTCTAACGGACACGGAGCTGGGTATCCAGCGCTGTCACAGAGCGCTCGCTCCGAAGCCTCCTCGGGACGCACCGCCTAGATCATTGGTGCTCTGTTTTTTAGAGTACAGAGTGAAAGAGCAGGTGCTGCATACAGCATGGAGAAAAAAGGAGGTAAGACTTGAAGGAAAGAGGATATATTTTGACCACGACTATCCCTCGGAGATTCTAAGGAGAAGAAAGGCCTACGCGGGGATACTGAAGGAGCTCAAGACCAAAGGGATCCGGTTCCAAACCCCACACCCAGCCAAATTAAAGGTGTTCTTTGAAAATGGCATTACAATCTACGACAGCGCGGCGGATGCAGCTAAAGACTTGAGGAAAAGAGGATTTTCTGTGGAAAATGTTAAAGACTCCACATACTGGAAACAGCAGAGCACGGCAATATGGAAGAGGGCAGGTGTAGATCGACGTCGCACAGCAGTGGATCAAGATCGGATACGGGAAAAGTTACAGAGCTTTCAACGTGTCAGGATGGAATCTGATAAGTAAAATTGATCCCTAAAAGTTGATCCTTAAAGTGATCGTCGGGTAAGTGACTGATGTCATAATCCTCCACGATAAGAAACTTTAAAGACTAAAATACATGGTCTTTAAGTTTGAGGATAATGTGGACAATCTAAAAATTTATTAAGATAAATGAAGCGGTAATATATTTTGGCAAGTGAATATTTGACGAGAGAACTTAGTAGATGTCACTGTAATTCATGTAAAGGAGATATTTGGTTAATTTTGAGCCTGTAAAATTTGAATATTGAAACCGATCGAACGGGAGAAACTAGAATAGTGCATTGAACATCTGAGAGTGTTTTTCTTTTGCACTGAAGAGAGGCCCTTGACGAACGTGAGGATTCCCTCTCAAACTGGAGGTTTTATGTTAAACCTTGGACTTGGAAGtctgttgttttttgttgtgtACTTTCTTCGTTTTGTTAAGAATGTTCAAGTATGGTTTATGATGTTTAGTTGGTTGTCATGGAAAATGTTACAAAAAGTTATGTGGTCggaaatgaataaatgcatagtcAGGAATATAAGGTAATTACGCTCAATGTCAATGGTTTACATAGTCCAATTAAGAGGAGCAAAATTATTGCTAAAATGAAACGAGaaaaaatacaggtaatttatTGGCAGGAGACTCACCTACCTGCATCGGAACATGAGAAATTGAAGAAATTGGGTTTCCAAAATATTTATTACTCTTCTCATAAATCTGGACGCCGGAGAGGAGTTGCTATTTTGATTCCTAATATGATAAGATTTGAATTTGTATCCGAAATTAAAGATGACGAGGGTAGATATATCTTAGTACGGGGCAAACTAGATGATAAAGAAGTAACGTTGTTTAATGTATATGCTCCGCCAGGAAGCACTAAAAGATTTTTCAAGAAAATATTCAATTTAATAGCTACAGAATCGCACGGAATCTTGATATGTGGTGGGGATTTAAATGTCCAACTTCAACCCAGGCTTGATACAACTAGTCCCTCTAAAACAAAGAATCCAAATGctaaaatggttcaaaagttgCTTAAAGAATTGGGTATGTTCGATACATGGAGAGAATCTCACCCAAAGGAAAAACAATTTACTTTCTATTCAGCATGCCATTCTGTATATTCAAGAATTGattatatttttatgaataaCTCAGACAGACATAGAATAAAAAACTGCTACATAGGGATCAAGGATGTATCTGACCATGCTGGGGTATACCTCACCCTACACTTAGAAAATCTAAAGAAAGATACACTTTGGAAACTTAATACAAgtatactgaatgatttagcgaTCCAGAAGCAGATCCAGAATGAATTCGAAATATACCTCCAAAATAATGATAATGGTGAGGTATCTCCTAGCATTTTGTGGGACGCTGCTAAGGTAGTAGTTCGGGGCAGGATTATCGCTCTTTCCGCGTcatgcaaaaaagaaaaacagaaaagatTACTGAATTTACAAGCGGAAATTAAAAATCTGGAGGCTGAGCATGCTGAGCGGAAAGACCCACAAATAAGGATTCggttaaataaactaaaacaagaGTTGAATGGGATATACGATATTGAAATAGAAAGACAAATCACATTTGCCAAACAAAGATACTACGAAACAGGCCCTAAAGCAATGAAATTATTATCTTGGAAGATACGAAAACAGCAGGCAAAAAATATAATAACTAAAATTAAGA contains:
- the LOC141340251 gene encoding uncharacterized protein; this encodes MKEEREKTHTGEKPFICQQCGKSFTRKGTLKRHMRVHTGEKPFAFPQCGKSFIQKGNLELHMKIHTGEKPFICQQCGKSFSENKNLKFHMRIHTRGKPLNCQQCGKSFVQKGNLELHLKIHTGEKPFICQQCGKSFTRKGTLKRHMRVHTGEKPFTCQQCGKSFVQKGNLELHMKIHTGEKPFICQQCGKSFTRKGTLKRHMRVHTGEKPFTCQQCGKSFIQKGNLEKFSNPGNFRVHLRVHPERDFTPVISVESFRIKLQLTNHMKVHTGKKPFTCHLCEKSFNRKQTLYAHRRIHTLENHFTCQHCGKSFTSKRCLNIHMRIHTGEKRSLTSATSVERVLVNEKALTST